In Desulfosediminicola ganghwensis, a single window of DNA contains:
- a CDS encoding RnfABCDGE type electron transport complex subunit D, translating into MQVPENQSLPAHREWIVSVSPHVKSNETVAKIMWTVVACLMPPLFLSVFIFGFQVLIITAVSVVSCVAVEYVSQKSLGRPVTITDGSAVLTGVLLAFLIPPGVSYLLPVLGAVMAIYIAKHLFGGIGFNIFNPALMGRAFLLATFPVAMTSAWLPPVEGLAIFSYFGAGVDAVSTATPLAVMKEQGMVAFTEMFGSGASLYTSFFLGWRPGCIGETSGFLLVLGGAYLIYKNYITWHTPVAVLGTIATLTWIFGGESYFGGDPLLAILSGGAILGSIYMATDYVTSPTTKTGQLVYGVGIGALTVLIRLKGGYPEGICYAILLMNPLASVIDNFCKPKRFAGPAGGDK; encoded by the coding sequence ATGCAAGTGCCAGAAAACCAGTCATTACCAGCGCACAGGGAGTGGATAGTTTCGGTATCCCCCCACGTGAAAAGTAATGAGACGGTTGCCAAAATTATGTGGACCGTGGTGGCCTGCCTTATGCCGCCCCTGTTCCTGTCGGTCTTTATTTTCGGATTCCAGGTCCTGATCATCACCGCCGTATCTGTTGTCAGCTGTGTAGCGGTGGAATATGTAAGTCAGAAATCCCTGGGACGTCCAGTAACCATAACAGACGGAAGCGCGGTGCTCACCGGTGTGCTGCTCGCCTTCCTTATCCCGCCTGGTGTGTCCTACCTGCTGCCGGTGCTCGGCGCGGTAATGGCGATCTATATTGCCAAGCATCTTTTCGGTGGGATCGGTTTTAACATTTTCAACCCGGCGCTCATGGGGCGTGCCTTTCTGCTGGCGACCTTCCCGGTGGCGATGACCTCCGCCTGGCTGCCACCGGTCGAGGGATTGGCGATATTCAGTTATTTCGGTGCAGGTGTGGATGCGGTCTCCACCGCCACCCCGCTTGCCGTCATGAAAGAGCAGGGTATGGTCGCCTTTACCGAGATGTTTGGTTCCGGCGCATCCCTGTACACCTCGTTCTTTTTGGGCTGGCGCCCTGGCTGTATTGGCGAGACTTCAGGTTTTCTGCTGGTGTTGGGCGGGGCCTACCTGATCTATAAAAACTACATCACCTGGCATACCCCGGTGGCTGTGCTGGGAACAATCGCGACCCTTACCTGGATCTTTGGCGGTGAGAGCTATTTCGGTGGCGATCCACTGCTGGCTATACTCTCCGGTGGCGCGATTCTCGGCTCAATCTATATGGCCACCGACTACGTCACCTCACCAACCACCAAGACCGGCCAGCTTGTCTACGGCGTCGGTATCGGCGCCTTGACTGTGTTGATCAGGCTGAAAGGCGGGTATCCGGAAGGTATCTGTTACGCCATCCTGCTGATGAACCCGCTTGCCAGTGTTATCGACAACTTCTGCAAACCCAAGCGTTTTGCCGGCCCTGCGGGAGGTGACAAATGA
- the rsxC gene encoding electron transport complex subunit RsxC, whose amino-acid sequence MKSLLTFLQGGVHPPEAKGQTAALPIERMPVPDELEIILGQHIGAPCEPTVTRREEVVEGGLIGEVKKGLGVPLHSPVAGTIKAIGTSAHPMRVSAPSVTIKVDHEAARADYQAGDWQQLAADELKKKVHEAGIIGIGGAGFPTHVKLSPPRDAQIDQLLLNGAECEPYITADHRQMLEHASEVVEGARIIMKILGVTKCQIGIESNKPDAIETMTRAAEAVSSADCTIQVQGLEVKYPQGSEKQLIQALTGRKVPSQSLPSAVGVVVHNVSTAAAIYDAVACSKPLYEKVVTIAGKGINKPANLLVKVGTKVSDIVDYLGGVKPELTKIIMGGPMMGFAVSDLSIPITKTTSSVLFLTEDEVDTNPHSACIRCGWCIDACPMGLEPKEVGIHVEANRAEDTARFGVFDCFECGSCAYVCPAKRPLVQFVRLAKMKAKR is encoded by the coding sequence ATGAAATCATTACTGACGTTTTTACAAGGCGGAGTCCATCCGCCGGAAGCAAAAGGGCAGACTGCCGCTCTTCCTATTGAGCGAATGCCGGTCCCCGATGAGCTGGAGATTATTCTCGGTCAGCACATTGGTGCCCCGTGCGAGCCGACGGTTACGCGGCGTGAGGAAGTGGTCGAGGGAGGCCTTATTGGTGAGGTGAAAAAGGGCTTGGGAGTACCACTCCACTCACCGGTGGCGGGAACGATCAAGGCCATTGGCACTTCGGCGCATCCCATGCGTGTCTCAGCGCCTTCCGTGACTATCAAAGTTGATCACGAGGCAGCGCGTGCCGACTATCAGGCAGGTGACTGGCAGCAGCTGGCTGCAGATGAGCTTAAAAAGAAGGTGCATGAGGCAGGCATTATCGGTATTGGCGGCGCGGGTTTCCCGACCCATGTCAAGTTAAGTCCGCCCCGGGATGCCCAGATTGACCAGTTGCTGTTAAACGGTGCCGAGTGTGAGCCGTATATCACCGCGGATCATCGCCAGATGCTGGAGCACGCTTCGGAGGTGGTGGAAGGTGCCCGCATAATCATGAAGATCCTTGGTGTTACCAAGTGTCAGATCGGTATCGAGTCGAATAAACCCGATGCAATCGAGACCATGACCAGGGCTGCGGAGGCTGTCTCCAGCGCCGATTGTACGATTCAGGTGCAGGGGCTTGAGGTGAAATATCCGCAAGGTTCGGAAAAACAATTGATCCAGGCCTTAACCGGTAGAAAAGTCCCTTCCCAGTCACTGCCTTCGGCTGTGGGTGTGGTGGTACACAATGTGTCTACCGCAGCGGCGATTTACGACGCGGTAGCCTGCAGCAAACCGCTCTATGAGAAGGTGGTCACCATTGCCGGCAAGGGTATCAATAAGCCGGCCAACCTTTTGGTCAAGGTGGGCACCAAGGTGAGCGATATCGTTGACTACCTCGGCGGCGTAAAACCTGAGCTGACCAAGATTATCATGGGCGGTCCAATGATGGGTTTTGCGGTGTCAGACCTCAGTATCCCAATCACCAAGACTACCTCTTCAGTCCTGTTTCTCACAGAAGATGAAGTGGATACCAATCCCCATTCTGCGTGTATTCGTTGCGGCTGGTGTATTGATGCCTGCCCCATGGGATTGGAGCCGAAAGAAGTTGGGATCCATGTAGAAGCCAACCGCGCTGAGGATACCGCCAGGTTCGGAGTGTTCGACTGTTTTGAATGTGGCAGCTGTGCCTATGTCTGCCCGGCCAAGAGACCACTCGTGCAGTTTGTTCGACTGGCGAAAATGAAGGCCAAAAGATAG
- a CDS encoding dihydroorotate dehydrogenase-like protein: MKDLSTKYLGLDLKNPVLAGSCGLTGSVDKVKELAEAGAGGVVLKSLFEEQIEAELAANLGDYHTDYPDAFEYIREYTRAGSVDEYLALVADAKEAVDIPVIASINCVSDSEWTDFAKRVEKAGADGLELNIAQLPSDPKKSGEQNEKLYFSILKKVSETVDIPIALKMSNYSAGLANLVSRLAWSTENRVAGFVLFNRYYRPDIDIQSLKVSKADVFSTPADICESLRWIGLLSANIEKDFAASTGVHDAEGVIKQLLAGAAAVQVVSTLYKNGTGQIGEILAGLEQWMEEKNFNSIAEFRGRLSYGKAENPAPFERVQFMKQFGGVV, encoded by the coding sequence ATGAAAGATCTTTCCACAAAATACCTTGGATTGGACCTGAAGAATCCGGTTCTGGCCGGGAGTTGCGGACTCACCGGGTCGGTCGATAAGGTAAAGGAACTGGCTGAAGCAGGTGCCGGGGGCGTTGTTCTGAAGTCCTTGTTTGAAGAACAGATTGAGGCTGAACTGGCAGCTAATTTGGGCGATTATCACACAGATTATCCTGATGCGTTTGAATATATCCGTGAATATACCAGGGCGGGCAGCGTCGATGAGTATCTGGCTCTTGTCGCGGATGCCAAGGAAGCGGTAGACATCCCCGTTATCGCAAGTATTAACTGTGTTTCCGACAGCGAGTGGACAGACTTTGCCAAGCGTGTGGAAAAGGCAGGCGCGGATGGTCTTGAGTTGAATATCGCCCAACTGCCGAGTGATCCGAAAAAAAGTGGTGAGCAGAACGAGAAGCTCTACTTCTCTATTTTAAAGAAGGTGAGTGAGACTGTCGATATTCCCATTGCCCTGAAGATGAGCAATTATTCTGCCGGGCTTGCCAACCTTGTCAGTCGTCTGGCCTGGTCGACGGAGAACAGGGTGGCTGGATTCGTTCTGTTCAACCGATACTATCGCCCGGACATCGATATTCAATCTTTGAAAGTAAGCAAGGCAGACGTCTTCAGTACACCAGCCGATATTTGTGAGTCGCTCAGGTGGATTGGCTTACTTTCAGCAAATATAGAGAAGGATTTCGCAGCATCTACTGGAGTTCACGACGCAGAAGGTGTGATTAAACAGTTGTTGGCTGGTGCTGCGGCAGTTCAGGTAGTATCGACCCTGTACAAGAACGGGACTGGACAAATCGGCGAGATTCTGGCTGGTCTGGAACAGTGGATGGAGGAGAAAAATTTCAACTCCATTGCAGAATTCCGTGGCAGATTGAGTTATGGCAAGGCGGAGAACCCGGCACCCTTTGAACGTGTGCAGTTTATGAAACAGTTTGGTGGCGTAGTCTGA
- a CDS encoding DMT family transporter, with protein sequence MSNFKRIMDANPILMVLGGAFLISFSAVWVQLANVPAATSAFYRVFFGFLFLVPIAFFAGELKRIPPRLLSLAVPCAIAFALDLYFWHASIGYIGPGLATVIGNFQVFFMAACGFLFFGELLRIRYMVALPLAFFGLFLVIGFDWSNLPQSYKTGVIYGFLTAFCYTIYLLILRKIQADKEVQSRYSPLMLVSFFTSCCLALWLLGSGTSFAIPTVADGIYLLTLGLFSQTIGWVMIANSLPKIRPSYTGLILLLQPALSFVWDVLFFSRPTAPIHWIGIIITLTAIYMGLTGRKTGQ encoded by the coding sequence ATGTCGAATTTTAAAAGAATAATGGACGCCAACCCCATCTTAATGGTGTTGGGCGGTGCCTTTCTCATCAGCTTTTCCGCTGTCTGGGTTCAGCTTGCCAATGTGCCTGCTGCCACTTCTGCATTTTACCGCGTTTTTTTTGGTTTTTTATTTCTGGTGCCAATTGCCTTTTTCGCCGGAGAACTGAAACGAATACCACCCCGTCTGCTGTCGCTGGCCGTCCCCTGCGCCATCGCTTTTGCCCTCGACCTCTACTTCTGGCATGCCAGCATCGGGTATATTGGCCCGGGACTTGCCACGGTCATCGGTAATTTTCAGGTCTTTTTTATGGCGGCCTGCGGTTTCCTGTTTTTCGGTGAGTTGCTTCGAATCAGGTATATGGTTGCGCTGCCCCTGGCATTTTTCGGCCTTTTCCTGGTAATCGGTTTCGACTGGTCTAACCTGCCCCAGAGTTACAAAACAGGGGTAATCTATGGTTTTCTTACAGCGTTCTGCTATACCATCTATTTGCTGATACTCAGAAAGATTCAAGCCGACAAGGAGGTACAAAGCCGCTACAGCCCGCTGATGCTGGTATCGTTTTTCACTTCCTGCTGCCTCGCCCTCTGGCTCCTTGGTTCAGGTACCAGCTTTGCCATCCCCACCGTAGCCGACGGCATATACCTGCTCACTCTCGGACTGTTCAGTCAGACCATTGGCTGGGTTATGATCGCTAACAGCCTGCCGAAAATACGGCCTTCATATACCGGTCTTATCCTACTGCTGCAGCCTGCGCTCTCCTTTGTCTGGGATGTACTGTTTTTTTCACGACCTACCGCTCCAATTCACTGGATAGGTATTATCATTACTCTGACAGCCATTTATATGGGATTAACCGGCCGCAAGACCGGGCAGTAA